DNA from Mesorhizobium sp. DCY119:
CAGTCTCGTCATCGGCTTGCGGGACTGGACGCAGATGACTGATGAGCAGTTCAAACAGGCGTCCGATTTCCTGCGCGAAGTGCACAAGAACGTCCGCCTCTACTGGACCGACAGCACCGACATCAACCAGGCCTTTGGCAATGACGAGATCGACCTCGCCTGGGGCTGGAACGAGACGGTCGTTTCGGGGAAGAAGGAAGGCGTCGCGATCGACATGAAGCGCGATACCAAGGAAGGGCTTTCCACCTGGGTCTGCGGTTATGTGCTGCTGAAGGACGCGCCGGGCAGCCTCGACAAGGCCTATGATTTCATCAATGCCCGCAACACGCCCGAGGTTTCGAACTATATGGTCGGCGAGTTCGGATACGGCCATGCCAACGCCAAGGGCATGGCGGCGATCGACCCTGCCGTGCTGACGGAAAAGGGTTTTCAGGACATCGGCAAGTTCCTCGACAAGACGCTGTTCCAGTCGCCTCTGCCCAATGAACTCAAGGCGAAGATGATCGCCGAGTTCGAGAAGATCAAGGCCGGGTATTGAGC
Protein-coding regions in this window:
- a CDS encoding extracellular solute-binding protein encodes the protein MQPVVRRLFLAAAFAAGLSAPALAADDPIVFEWSGYEDPLLNPAYTAKYPEPPQFAFFGDEDEAFEKMRAGFKADIGHPCSQNVVKWREAGLLRPLDTARIPGWNDILPGIMGMKDLMTSDDGQAWFLPFDWGNTALIYRTDKVTPEEAQSLRIFADPKFKDRVSIDDNVDDAYALASLVIGLRDWTQMTDEQFKQASDFLREVHKNVRLYWTDSTDINQAFGNDEIDLAWGWNETVVSGKKEGVAIDMKRDTKEGLSTWVCGYVLLKDAPGSLDKAYDFINARNTPEVSNYMVGEFGYGHANAKGMAAIDPAVLTEKGFQDIGKFLDKTLFQSPLPNELKAKMIAEFEKIKAGY